TTTCAttgtctttttgtctttatCCCGCAGATGTATGTGTCGCAGGTTACAATTTATCAAAAAATGAAATTTTAGAACTGCTGTTGCCCCTCAAACTCTTTGCTGATGACAATCAggtaaaatgttgaaattgtaaaagtttaaaaaaaaattcaaaatatcAGTGTTGGGAATTTCACTGGCTGTCAATGTACATATTCTATGTGTGCAGGGTCTTTGTGCAGAACGAGATTTCAAAGTGGTACATGGAGGTTTCACAGATGGTTCCATTCATTGCCTCAAACACATTCCAGGAACAAGGTAGATCATGCAAATTGGCTATACTTCATTTTGCTGCCATGAACTGCTTTGTTCTTAAAAGGCTACTTCATATCTTGTTAAGATGTGTCGTAACCAATGATGGCTCCAGCTCCAAGCTCCAGGTGTGGGATGTTGGAGGAGATGATTGTGGTTAGTAGACCTAGCCTACCCTTTTCTATGTATTACAGAGTAATTAGACTGCTGTATCTACGCATCTACTCACAACTTGATACTCACGTTAAAATTACTTTTGTACTCTattgaaataacatttctgttaatgTGTTAATTTCTATTGATGCCTTCAACTGATAGATGTGATAAAAAAGACAGGAGATATACACCTGAAGACTGCATCATTGGATAAAGGTGTGAAAATAGACTCGCCATTAACTGGAAATGCCTCAGTTCTTCACGGCTCTCAGGTCAATGATATTCAACTGACTGAGCTGACATCAGGGACGCCGCTCTACACTCTGGGTAATAACAGGTTTTATTCACCCCCTGAGGCCTTCTAGGCTTTGCGATTACAACGTCCTAGATCATTCCAGATGTGGATGAACACATAATGGTTCATGTCATTTCAGGGACAGACATTCCAGATGTACTGAGCTCCCTGCGGTTTGTGAGTGGAAGTGTATTTCTCGCTTGTTCCGTCAACGGTGACGTGTATGTGGGAGACACCCGGAGTCCTTCATACCTCCAGAAGAGCCcagctggagggagagagggaaaccaCTGGTGCATGGGTGTTAGGGCAGATTCGTCCCTGCCTGAACCATCCTCCTGTAGTGTGGCACGGCTCTCGTCCTCCTGCCAAGCGGTCGTGTCTGACCTTAGGAACCTAAAAAGCCCAGTCTGTCAAGCCCAGCTGAATGTCCAGAGGAAAACTACCAGTGATGAATTCCTGATTGTTACATGGGCACCAGCTTTAGACAACTGTCTTGCTGTTTCAGGTGAGTGAAATGTCACTTGTGATTAGTGAATGTCTTCATGGACTATACCCAGTTGTACCTGGCTTTctaagaacattttcaaatgaaatattttttttttatgcacttTAGGAAAACGAATTCCACTGAAGTTGTCTTCTCTAATATCTATTAGGTTTTGACGGAATGGTGCAAATCTACAACACTGCGTCTTGGAGACCAGAATTAATGGAATTCCAGCCTATTTTTATTCATCGCGGTCATATGATGTCCGATGCTCATTTTGACACCTCGTCATCTGTGGTCACCACTCATGTGTGGCATCCTAGTCGACCGTGGACGGTGCTTTCTGCTGCTGGAGATGGATCTGTACATGTTTGGGACTGGGTTGACAACACCACTGCCAGCTGTTGACATTCCAACACACTGCACCAGTGTTAATCATAAAAGCATCTTTAGACGTTAGCTGTGGTCTTTTCTTTTTCCATAATGTAAATATGTTCATTTTCCAAATCTTATGTTAACTTATTCATACTGTTCTACAGTATGAACACATTTCCATTATTTGAGGTATTCTGAAATTGTACTATTGTATTTGACAAGGAATGTTGTTCGTTTTTGTTACACATTTGATAAAATGATTATGAAGAACTACTAGTCCCTTCATGTACCTGCTAAATTAGCCAAATCTTTGGCCTAGACAATGGACACAAAGGCGCATGGCAGTATACTGTAAATTTCAACACTCAATGACAATGCGACAACAGATAAGCTTGACagattttgtatgtttattttcaaaagaCATAGTTTCCGCATGCCATTCACATAAATGATTAATATATTCATATGCATCTTCTGCATAGCTAATGATGCAGGCAGGAATAAGAATGTGGAGGTAGTTGTGGCAGGACTATTTTAGCATATGGTAATTTAGAGACACAATGAATACATGAATCAAATTTGGCACGGAATGACCAGCCAATAATGCTGATCTGTCCTTCAGCAGACTCTTGTCAGTCCGTCACTGTCAGGGCTTTACACAGGGTCCGAAAACCAGCTTAAAATACCAAGAGAAAATGTAGATAAATGAGTTTGTCATAACATTCATAGTGCTATGAGGAATGTTGGTGAACTGTCCAAACGTAAGATAGTGCAGAAAGACAGGACTGGTGTATGTGGGATAGACTTGATAGAGGGATGTCTGTTCATTCTCTAGGGACATAATGCCTGAAGAACAGAGGTGTGGTCTCATCAAGGCCTGTAGGTGGTTGTTCTGTTCACAGTGTTTGGCTGAGGAACTGAAATATAATATAAGCCACCCAATGTAGAGGTGAAAGGAGTAACATCGTAGAACTGCAAGTCACAAACGTATGCAgtttaaatacactgctcagaGATTGTCATCTTATGACAGCATGCATTGCAGTCCATACACTCAGACTTCATAAAATGGTCATAACTACACATTATTCTACATTTATTTGAACTATGGTTGCCTTTTCGGCAAAATGATAACGTCAAGTTAACtattcgtttttttttacacaaaaacaACTTTGATAAATGATTCCGATTCATTATTTTCAGATcgcttctttttttaaatacaaatagagGATACATATGATGTCATCCATCTACTGACCACTAATTTTGACTGGAATTGTAAGTGTAGTACTGAAATAATGTCTTTTTAAAAAGGAACGACCTAGAAGGTATTCTCTTTCTCATCGATGGTCTGCATGACATCACTCAGGGGGAAAGTCATGAAGGCGATCTGTTCAAGCTCACTCTTCTCCCCACATTCCATCAAGCACGCAAACTGCTCGGTCTCCTCACTGTACGCCAGGTCTGAGTAACCACTGGGACCGCTGTGGATGACCCAGGGCCGGTCCCAGCCAGGTGTGTGCAGCGGGGAGCGGTTCAGATACACCCCCAAgtctttcctcttcctcctacTGGTTGGGTGGGTGAACAGTAGCCAGGTTTGCACGTCTGACGGCATTGGTGAGGACGTGGCGCCGGCCGTGACCTCCTCGCTTTGTTCCGGGGCCGGAAAGCCAATGACACTGCCCTGGCAACCACCGTGGCACATCTCCACCAACTTGGGGGCCAAGCGGGGCTTGTCAAAATAAAGCCCAGCGCTCTCACTCAGGGCCTCCACTCGGTGACCTTGCATATTGCGAGCGTTGCAGTAGAGATGACTCCTTCCCTCGTGGTCTATGATCTCTGCCATCTCGCATTCAGAGGACTTTCTCTGAAGCATCCTGCCCATTTGCCACGTCTGACCAAAGTCGTCGCTGTATATTGAGAGGGCGTGGGGCTGCACCGTGAAAGGGAAGGGAAAGGAGAAGCATTTGAAGTGGACGTAATAGGCGTAGGCGGGAATGATCAATCTTCCGCTCTCCATTTGAATGCCATGGCCTGGTCCCACAGCAAATGTAGCCCACCTTCTGACGGTTTTGCCAATCACACTCTCTGTCAAGTCCTTTATCTGGCTCCAGGTCTGACCCTCATCATTACTGGTTATGTAACACAGGTGGGCTTTATTCTTGCCTGTCCAAATCTGATGATGCTCTGGAGTGTGGCCCAAAATGCAGATGAAAAACAGGAATAGAGTCTTGGTGTTTTTCTCATACACCGGGCAGGGATTCATGGTGCGATGGTCTGGTAAACGAGCTGGTAACAGCTCCTGGGAATCTGACCACTGGGGAACAATGTAGAAGTATAACGTCACAGCTCAATTAAACATGAAAACCTGTGGATTATCACTATGGTATGTTTAGAAGTCAATGGTAGGAAATTTACCTGAGTGGATCCATTTTGCTGAGATCCTCTCCTCATAACAATACTTTTTGCGTCACTGTCACTGGGGGAAGAGCGCTTTTCTGCAAAGGCGAGAAATGTCCGACTCTCTTGCAGGTAAATAAGAGCTGGGATTCTGTATGTTATCCCTGTTTGCTCCTGTTTAAACAGAGTCGTTTTGGCAGGTTGCATTTTGATTCCCGAGAAAGAACTCCTAGATGATGTATTCCCCATAGCTGAATTTCCTGGTATTCCTGCAAACAGATGAATATTTAACATACAACTAGTAACCCGCACTAATTTCACCATTCCCTGGACAGGAAAGCACTGTTCATCAGTTAAATATGTTAAGCCTTTAACGCACTAGCGTTGACATTCAAGTAAAGCAAGCTAATAAACATGCAAAGAAAGATACGCTACAGTATGTCTACGTCGtaataagaaacaaaaacatacttACAGGAATAGGGTATTTAGCCTAGAGGCTATTCAGTTTACAAATCACACCTTTATGTCACGAGACCCAGTTAAAACTGCCATAGCTTAGCTGCCTCTAAAcaatttgttattatttttagcGTACGTAGCAGGTTGTTATGTTAGGTGACGCCAGTGATGGAAAAGAGACCAAAAAGTACTATACCGCCACCGGCTGGCAGGAATGAGTAGCCAGACATTTTTTGCGGTCGTTTGTTGCGGTGTTGCTAGGATACCTTGACTGATACagaatgtttttgcaaattcaGACTTCATGAAAGCGGGTTTTTGTCTGCCTTGTTAAAGTGGTGGGAGGGAAGGCACCATGTATTTGGGGTATTAAAAAAACAGCATAGTTTGCAGCACACATAGTTAGCCTTTATACTGTAGATATAACAGTGGAAGGTGATGGCTTCAGCCGGATTCTACAAATTTGATGATAACGATGATGTTGGAAACAGTTACACCGCTAATTGTTTTCCCATCCGATCATTCTTTCATCAACGAAAAGAAGGTTAGGCCCGTAAGTTAATAACTTTGATATTTTTTGTGAATGGTATAGATTGGCCTGTGAGTCATGGCAGTTTATTAGTAATTTGTCTAAATTAATTCTGCTTCATGCTTCCTTTTAATTCTTTAGGGGCTGGTCACTGGCTTGTTGCTCACAGGAATGCAGTGGAACATAAATACTGGAATAGAAAAACAGAAGGAATAAAATATGCCTCAAAATCAATTCTGTCTGAGTGCACAGGAACATCAGATAGCCCTGGCTCTACATTGGATGCTCATC
This genomic window from Esox lucius isolate fEsoLuc1 chromosome 7, fEsoLuc1.pri, whole genome shotgun sequence contains:
- the neu3.1 gene encoding sialidase-3.1 produces the protein MGNTSSRSSFSGIKMQPAKTTLFKQEQTGITYRIPALIYLQESRTFLAFAEKRSSPSDSDAKSIVMRRGSQQNGSTQWSDSQELLPARLPDHRTMNPCPVYEKNTKTLFLFFICILGHTPEHHQIWTGKNKAHLCYITSNDEGQTWSQIKDLTESVIGKTVRRWATFAVGPGHGIQMESGRLIIPAYAYYVHFKCFSFPFPFTVQPHALSIYSDDFGQTWQMGRMLQRKSSECEMAEIIDHEGRSHLYCNARNMQGHRVEALSESAGLYFDKPRLAPKLVEMCHGGCQGSVIGFPAPEQSEEVTAGATSSPMPSDVQTWLLFTHPTSRRKRKDLGVYLNRSPLHTPGWDRPWVIHSGPSGYSDLAYSEETEQFACLMECGEKSELEQIAFMTFPLSDVMQTIDEKENTF
- the wdr73 gene encoding WD repeat-containing protein 73; translation: MYEISSDENEFEDWFIESLKIYSNIHEYQLEHPTRVIEWTGEKNVCVAGYNLSKNEILELLLPLKLFADDNQGLCAERDFKVVHGGFTDGSIHCLKHIPGTRCVVTNDGSSSKLQVWDVGGDDCDVIKKTGDIHLKTASLDKGVKIDSPLTGNASVLHGSQVNDIQLTELTSGTPLYTLGTDIPDVLSSLRFVSGSVFLACSVNGDVYVGDTRSPSYLQKSPAGGREGNHWCMGVRADSSLPEPSSCSVARLSSSCQAVVSDLRNLKSPVCQAQLNVQRKTTSDEFLIVTWAPALDNCLAVSGFDGMVQIYNTASWRPELMEFQPIFIHRGHMMSDAHFDTSSSVVTTHVWHPSRPWTVLSAAGDGSVHVWDWVDNTTASC